TATGAAGCTCCACCACCAGAAGCACCACCAGGGCTACGTCAACGGGGCAAACGCCGCTCTTGAGAAGCTTGAGAAGTTTAGAAAAGGCGAGGCTCAGATAGACATAAGAGCCGTGTTGAGAGACTTCTCCTTCCACCTCAACGGCCACGTGCTACACTCCATATTCTGGCCCAACATGGCGCCGCCCGGGAAGGGAGGCGGCAAGCCAGGCGGCAAGACGGCAGACTTAATCAACCAGTTCTTCGGAAGCTTCGAGAAGTTCAAGGAGGAGTTCAGCCAAGCCGCCAAGAACGTAGAGGGCGTCGGCTGGGCCATCCTGGTATACGAGCCTCTAGCAGAGCAACTGGTAATTCTCCAGGTGGAGAAGCACAACCTCATGCACGCCGCGGACGCCCAGGTGCTCCTAGCCCTCGACGTGTGGGAGCACGCCTACTACCTCCAGTACAAAAACGACCGCGGGAGCTACGTAGACAACTGGTGGAACGTAGTCAACTGGGACGACGTGGAGAGGAGGT
The sequence above is drawn from the Pyrobaculum ferrireducens genome and encodes:
- a CDS encoding superoxide dismutase — translated: MVTVKKYTLPELPYAYNALEPYIAEEIMKLHHQKHHQGYVNGANAALEKLEKFRKGEAQIDIRAVLRDFSFHLNGHVLHSIFWPNMAPPGKGGGKPGGKTADLINQFFGSFEKFKEEFSQAAKNVEGVGWAILVYEPLAEQLVILQVEKHNLMHAADAQVLLALDVWEHAYYLQYKNDRGSYVDNWWNVVNWDDVERRLQKALNGQIALKI